The Ornithodoros turicata isolate Travis chromosome 9, ASM3712646v1, whole genome shotgun sequence genome includes a region encoding these proteins:
- the LOC135368483 gene encoding histone-lysine N-methyltransferase EHMT2-like, whose product MQACLATRRRERGRSSAGTRQTNIIICLQFDIIVLYTLQHHYWYYNVMPQLKGPGSTSMPQAGAATSRKMARSSTTRASIATSSREGRAKMSAPTKTDSKQNLALLKMAMGTRQATTMKSPETQKVIRMGPRVSELKKMLTTVMRRSAEGSKGSEQLDQISYGVNKARKSFPASSESEKKLKEVLQKKSNSAQQRKHKKRFFRGTTYGLYLSAPKKKKKVSKKPLEEGGAAKEGESDESGEVASAEEMEEASSENGSQASSRITETSLDASGSRDFERGAVEENDEESLVNDAHKSNADSHCEFREMIADEADAENAFVAIGRLDQGVRTQSAKKTIRKPEANDVPESSLSEAILAEVMSLGGSSVSEKENSQPELIGDNSMMAPGSGNDSYSIASSVKNRQRFKRRLMEDHVDVDEVSMCSSSSISPDLTPGGLTAPKKPKKATCNGTASTPLAQADGNANCGYIRVDVVYDTRFPICNKCTCLAKPLDAVAVRAAESRSYCQALDSVQGRIVGCVRPVKPGSSSLVRPSVRIPYAALCEGHMRRLRLHHCCPGCGVFCTQGDFVQCSTSVRLEACTPHIFHRRCQVDGGNGTSPLCPHCGCGAPFEPIHLELKTPRPPTFYLTQHLALPSKRNARMSSQRPDDVVDEKPAVSGESIVLEDAGVTLSTDALPQCASKRELELMIRKLKTEKTPGTKYNVRALYTAAKTGDLETVLNMIVCGHNVNHVFEENHSTTALHQAASFGHLAIVHILFQTGAFLDERDGQLYTPVMRAVDSKHVAVVNYLIKVGADVRDKRGEDGMTCLHLAARSGSQEMCDLLLNSEAIPINVQDDGGWTPLVWASEHGKSDVVKFLLSRGADPNLKDGEENICLHWSAFSGNVDISALYLDRGSDVNAVNEHGDTPLHVAARQDNHEVAVLLLNRGARLDILNKRNDSPIACCKDEKSLSWLVLNVNLELRNVVQSSGSIQQKRTVHRDISRGKELNPIDCVNDVDDEPAPIDFLYLLENCETVPISIDRTITSLQSCKCEDLCTSPSCLCSSISYRCWYGKDGRIVPEFNMLDPPMLFECSRACLCWSNCQNRVVQHGITCHLQLFRTAGKGWGVRTLQSIPRGTFVCEYIGEILSDSEADQREDDSYLFDLENRDGETFCLDARYYGNVSRFVNHLCEPNLVPVRVFVDHQDLSFPRMAFFSSRDIEPYEELGFDYGEKFWMIKYKMFTCECGSQKCKYSKDKIQETLINYNKRQKEDQQGDLPASVAS is encoded by the exons ATGCAAGCGTGTCTGGCAACCCGACGACGCGAGCGGGGCAGGTCTTCAGCAGGTACCCGCCAAACCAATATTATAATTTGCCTCCAATTTGACATAATCGTGTTGTATACTTTACAGCATCATTATTGGTATTATAATGT CATGCCGCAACTGAAGGGTCCAGGTAGCACCTCCATGCCCCAAGCTGGTGCTGCAACGAGCCGCAAGATGGCTCGTTCCAGCACCACACGGGCATCCATTGCTACAAGCAGTCGGGAGGGCCGTGCAAAGATGTCCGCCCCAACAAAGACGGATTCGAAGCAGAACCTTGCTCTACTCAAGATGGCAATGGGTACCAGGCAAGCAACCACCATGAAGAGTCCTG aaacgcAGAAAGTGATACGAATGGGCCCACGAGTGAGTGAGCTCAAGAAGATGCTGACAACGGTGATGCGTAGGTCAGCAGAAGGCAGCAAGGGCAGTGAGCAGCTTGACCAGATATCCTATGGTGTGAACAAGGCCCGAAAATCATTTCCTGCGTCTTCGGAGAGCGAGAAGAAATTGAAGGAGGTACTCCAAAAGAAGAGCAATAGCGCGCAGCAACGGAAGCACAAGAAAAG GTTTTTTCGTGGGACCACCTACGGTCTCTATCTCAGCGCaccgaagaagaagaagaaggttaGTAAAAAGCCTTTGGAAGAAGGAGGCGCTGCCAAGGAGGGCGAGTCGGACGAGAGTGGGGAGGTTGCCAGCGCGGAAGAGATGGAAGAGGCATCTTCGGAGAACGGCAGTCAGGCATCCTCCCGCATCACCGAGACTTCCTTGGATGCGTCTGGGTCTCGAGACTTTGAACGTGGCGCTGTAGAAGAGAACGATGAAGAGAGTCTGGTCAACGATGCTCACAAGTCTAATGCTGACTCACACTGCGAG TTTCGAGAGATGATAGCCGACGAAGCTGACGCAGAAAATGCGTTCGTGGCAATCGGGAGACTCGATCAAGGGGTCCGAACGCAGTCAGCGAAGAAAACGATACGCAAGCCCGAGGCAAACGACGTTCCTGAGTCTTCACTCTCTGAGGCCATACTGGCTGAAGTCATGTCACTGGGAGGGAGCTCCGTGAGTGAGAAAGAGAACAGCCAACCAGAACTGATAGGTGACAACAGCATGATGGCACCAG GTAGCGGCAATGATTCGTATAGTATAGCGTCAAGCGTAAAGAACCGCCAGCGTTTCAAGCGCCGTCTGATGGAGGATCATGTCGATGTAGACGAAGTCAGTATGTGCTCTTCCTCTTCAATCAGTCCTGACTTGACACCTGGTGGTCTAACTGCTCCCAAGAAACCAAAGAAAG CCACATGCAATGGCACTGCCAGCACACCCTTGGCACAAGCAGATGGAAATGCAAACTGTGGTTACATTAGAGTCGATGTGGTG TATGATACACGGTTTCCAATATGTAACAAGTGCACCTGCTTGGCCAAGCCCCTTGACGCTGTTGCTGTTCGTGCAGCAGAGTCGAGGTCGTACTGTCAAGCACTTGATTCTGTTCAAGGCAGG ATTGTAGGTTGTGTACGCCCTGTGAAGCCCGGCAGTTCCAGTCTGGTGCGTCCCTCAGTCCGTATTCCTTACGCCGCTTTGTGTGAAGGTCATATGCGTCGCCTTCGTCTTCACCACTGCTGTCCTGGCTGCGGGGTCTTCTGCACTCAG GGAGACTTTGTGCAGTGCAGCACTTCGGTACGACTCGAAGCCTGTACCCCTCACATATTCCACCGACGGTGCCAGGTGGACGGTGGAAATGGGACATCCCCTCTGTGTCCACACTGCGGCTGCGGTGCCCCTTTCGAGCCCATCCACCTCGAGCTTAAAACACCTCGGCCTCCCACCTTCTATCTCACACAACACTTAGCACTGCCGTCCAA GCGAAATGCCCGCATGAGCTCCCAGAGACCCGATGATGTGGTAGATGAAAAACCTGCAGTCAGTGGTGAATCAATTGTGCTTGAGGACGCTGGGGTGACACTCTCCACAG ATGCGCTGCCTCAGTGTGCCTCCAAGAGAGAGTTAGAATTAATGATTCGAAAGCTGAAAACAGAAAAGACACCTGGCACAAAGTATAACGTAAGGGCTTTGTACACTGCTGCAAAGACAGGAGACCTTGAGACTGTATTAAACATGATTG tgtgcGGACACAACGTAAACCATGTATTTGAGGAAAATCATAGTACCACTGCACTTCACCAGGCGGCAAGCTTTGGCCATCTAGCCATTGTTCacattttgtttcaa ACAGGAGCGTTTCTCGACGAACGTGATGGTCAGCTGTACACCCCAGTAATGAGAGCTGTCGACTCTAAACATGTCGCCGTTGTGAACTACCTGATTAAAGTTGGTGCTGATGTACGTGACAAAAGG GGTGAAGATGGAATGACGTGCTTGCATTTGGCTGCACGAAGTGGGAGCCAAGAAATGTGTGACCTGCTTCTCAACTCGGAAGCTATACCAATTAACGTGCAG GATGACGGTGGCTGGACTCCTCTGGTCTGGGCCTCGGAACATGGAAAGTCTGACGTCGTCAAATTCCTACTTTCTAGAGGAGCGGATCCAAACTTGAAAGATGGG GAGGAAAACATATGTCTCCACTGGTCAGCATTCTCAGGCAATGTGGATATATCCGCATTGTACTTGGATAGGGGATCTGATGTGAATGCTGTCAATGAGCATGGTGACACTCCGCT CCATGTTGCAGCCCGGCAGGATAACCACGAAGTGGCTGT GCTCCTCCTCAATCGTGGTGCGCGCTTGGACATCCTAAACAAGAGGAATGACAGTCCCATTGCT TGTTGCAAAGATGAGAAGTCCCTCAGCTGGTTGGTTCTAAATGTCAACTTAGAACTGCGCAACGTGGTTCAGAGTAGTGGTTCAATTCAGCAAAAGAGGACTGTTCACAG GGACATCAGTCGCGGCAAAGAACTGAACCCAATCGACTGTGTGAATGATGTAGATGACGAGCCTGCTCCCATTGACTTCCTATATCTGCTGGAGAACTGCGAAACAGTTCCCATTTCCATAGACAGAACAATAACCTCTCTACAG AGCTGCAAATGTGAGGATTTGTGTACCTCTCCGTCTTGCCTCTGTTCAAGTATCAGTTACAGGTGCTGGTATGGCAAG GATGGGCGTATAGTTCCAGAGTTCAATATGTTGGACCCTccgatgctgtttgaatgtagCAGAGCCTGCCTGTGCTGGAGCAACTGCCAGAACCGAGTGGTACAACATGGCATCAC GTGTCACCTACAGCTCTTCCGTACAGCTGGAAAAGGCTGGGGAGTACGCACACTTCAAAGCATTCCACGGGGAACCTTTGTATGCGA GTACATAGGCGAGATCCTATCTGACTCCGAAGCGGACCAGAGGGAAGATGACTCTTACCTTTTTGACCTAGAGAATCGG GACGGTGAGACATTCTGTCTGGACGCACGTTACTATGGCAACGTGAGCAGGTTTGTGAACCACCTGTGTGAGCCTAACCTGGTTCCTGTGCGGGTGTTTGTGGACCACCAGGATTTGAGCTTTCCCCGCATGGCCTTCTTCAGTTCACGGGACATTGAGCCTTATGAGGAGCTCGG GTTTGACTATGGAGAAAAATTCTGGATGATCAAGTACAAGATGTTTACTTGCGAGTGTGGCTCTCAAAAGTGCAAGTACTCCAAAGACAAGATCCAAGAAACACTTATCAACTACAACAAACGCCAAAAGGAGGATCAGCAGGGGGATTTACCTGCATCCGTGGCAAGTTGA